A genomic window from Punica granatum isolate Tunisia-2019 chromosome 2, ASM765513v2, whole genome shotgun sequence includes:
- the LOC116193713 gene encoding uncharacterized protein LOC116193713, translating into MKRVMRKRFVPSYYYRELYNKLQSLRQGNRSVEEYFKEMEVAMIRANVEEDREATMARFLAGLNREIQNAVELQHYVELEDMVHMTIKIENQFKRKGNTRASQSPSTSTWKPNQWKKDEKQSTSMLKTEQKQEATSHVPQGKTDISTSRNRDIKCFKCQGRGHIASQCPNKRVMVMRDNGDIVTDTEDSDTDDMPPLEDVPEEEYLVPDALTLVARRALSLQTKGVEEVQRENIFHTRCYIKDKVCSVIIDGGSCTNVASATMVEKLRLPMVKHPRPYKLQWLNDSGEIRVNKQVLVAFRIGKYENEVLCDVVPMQAGHLLLGRPWQFDRRVKHDGFTNKYSFVLNQRSITLVPLTPQQVYEDQVRLQKEKKSERKQKNFYANMGEIRQAMFLNQPMIVLLYKEAFFNTNELDISLPSFVVSLLQEYEDVFPEETPHGLPPIRGIEHQIDFVPGATIPNRPAYRSNPEETKELQRQKDGTWRMCVDCRAINNITVKYRHPIPRLDDMLDELHGSCVFSKIDLKSGYHQIRMKEGDEWKTAFKTKYGLYEWLVMPFGLTNAPSTFMRLMNHVLRAFIGRFVVVYFDDILVYSKNLDDHKVHLKSVLDVLRKEKLFANMKKCTFCTDKLVFLGFVVSAQGIQVDEEKVRAIQEWPSPTTVSNVRSFHGLASFFRRFVKDFSSIAAPLTKVIKKNVGFRWGEEQEKAFQLIKEKLTNTPLLSLPNFSKTFEIECDASGVGIGAVLMQEGRPIAYFSEKLSGAALNYPTYDKELYALIRALETWQHYLWPKEFVIHTDHESLKHLKGQHKLNKRHARWVEFIETFPYVIRYKQGKENVVADALSRRYALLSTLDAKLLGFEHIKNLYADDHEFCEEYRACEKIPCGKFFRHDDFLFRENKLCVPNCSLRELLVQESHGGGLIGHFGVAKALAILQEHFYWPHMKRDVERICGRCITCRQAKSRVQLNGLYTPLPIPSELWIDISMDFMLGLPRTKRGRDSIFVVFSPFEVVYGFNPLTPLDLSPLPLTEHVNLDGKKKAEFVKQIHEKTRLNIELKTEQYTKYANKGRHKLIFEPGDWVWLHMRKERFPAQRRSKLLPRGDRPFQVLERINDNAYKLEEILDETDKYAVDVHKQQSIICKAVVISNKRAIDAYGLAGTEREKLKASMSSYSQSQSQWCNSDGASDPIAGKESYYPRSTTYSSSSITGATSVFCNCGVRAVKMTSYTKANPGRAFYRCPSWKNKRRSCGYFG; encoded by the exons atgaaaagggtgatgaggaagcgatttgttcctagttattactaccgggagctgtataataagttacaaagtcttaggcaaggtaaccggagtgtagaggaatattttaaggagatggaagtggccatgattagagctaacgtagaggaggatcgggaggctactatggcaagatttttggctggattgaaccgagaaattcaaaatgccgtggaattacaacattatgtggagttggaggatatggtgcacatgaccatcaagattgagaaccagttcaagaggaaaggcaatacacgtgcaagccaaagtccaagcacatccacttggaaaccgaatcagtggaagaaagatgagaagcaatccacgtcgatgttgaaaaccgagcaaaagcaagaagcaaccagccatgttcctcaaggtaaaaccgacatttctacctctaggaatcgtgacattaagtgttttaaatgccaaggcaggggacacatagcaagtcaatgcccaaacaagcgggtcatggtgatgcgagacaatggtgacattgtgaccgacactgaagattccgacaccgatgacatgcccccattggaggacgttcccgaggaggaatatttagttccagatgcattgacattggtggcaaggagagcattaagcttgcaaacaaaaggagttgaagaagtgcagcgggagaacatctttcacactaggtgctacatcaaagacaaggtatgtagtgtgattattgatggtggtagttgtactaatgtcgcaagtgcaacaatggtggaaaaattaagactgcccatggtgaagcaccctaggccgtacaagctgcaatggttgaatgatagtggtgagataagggtgaacaagcaggtgttagttgcatttcgaatcggtaaatacgaaaatgaagtgttgtgtgatgtagtaccgatgcaagcaggacacttgttgctagggcgtccatggcaatttgatagacgagtgaagcatgatggctttacgaacaaatactcctttgtacttaatcaacgatcaatcactcttgtaccattgactccgcagcaagtatatgaggatcaagtgagattgcaaaaagaga agaaatcagagagaaaacaaaagaatttttatgcaaacatgggagaaattaggcaagcaatgtttttaaatcagccgatgattgtacttttgtacaaagaggcatttttcaatactaacgaacttgatatctctcttcctagttttgttgtttctcttttgcaggagtatgaggatgtctttcccgaggaaacaccacatggcttacctccaatccgagggattgaacatcaaattgattttgttcccggtgcgacaattccaaaccgaccagcctataggagcaatcctgaggagacaaaggagcttcaacggcag aaggatgggacgtggagaatgtgcgttgattgccgagcaatcaacaacataacggtaaagtatcgtcatcctattcctcgcttagatgatatgttagatgagttacatggttcttgtgtattttctaaaattgatttaaagagtggttatcatcagattagaatgaaagaaggagatgaatggaaaactgcctttaaaacaaaatacggtttgtacgaatggttagttatgccttttggtttgactaatgctccaagcacttttatgagacttatgaatcatgttttgcgtgcatttataggtagatttgtggttgtctactttgatgatatactcgtttacagtaaaaacttagatgatcataaggtacatttgaaatctgtcttagatgtgcttaggaaggaaaagttatttgctaatatgaagaagtgtactttttgcaccgataagcttgtttttttgggatttgttgttagtgcacaaggtatacaggttgatgaggagaaggtacgtgcaatccaagagtggcctagtcccacaactgtaagtaatgttcgtagttttcatggacttgctagtttcttccggcggttcgtgaaggactttagtagcatagcagcaccacttactaaagtgatcaagaaaaacgttggatttagatggggagaagaacaagagaaggcgtttcagctaatcaaagagaagctgaccaacactcctttattatctttacctaacttttctaaaacttttgagattgaatgtgatgcttcaggtgttggtataggtgcagttctcatgcaggaaggacgaccaattgcttacttcagcgaaaaactaagcggggcagccttaaactatccaacttatgataaagagttgtatgcattgattcgagctttagagacgtggcagcactacctatggcctaaggagttcgtgatacacaccgatcatgagtccttgaaacacttgaagggccaacacaaactaaacaaaagacatgcccgatgggtggagttcattgagacgtttccatacgtcattcggtataagcaaggtaaggagaatgtggtcgccgatgcactttctcgcaggtatgcattactctctacacttgatgcaaaattgcttggttttgagcacattaaaaatttatatgctgatgaccatgaattttgtgaggaatatcgagcttgtgagaaaattccttgtggtaagttctttaggcatgatgactttctatttcgagagaataagttatgcgtgccaaattgttccttgagagagttattagtgcaggaatcacatggtgggggattaataggacattttggagtagcaaaggctttagctattttgcaagaacacttctattggccacatatgaaaagagatgttgagagaatttgtggtagatgcattacgtgtaggcaagctaaatccagagtgcagcttaacggtttgtatactcctttaccaattcctagtgagctttggattgatatttcaatggactttatgttaggattacctaggactaaacgtgggagagattcaatttttgtggt attttcaccatttgaagttgtttatggatttaatcctttaactccattggatttatctcctttacctttgactgagcatgttaatttagatggcaaaaagaaagctgaatttgtcaagcagattcatgagaaaacaagactcaacattgagctaaaaacggagcagtatacaaaatacgccaacaagggccgtcataagctgatttttgaacccggagattgggtttggttgcatatgaggaaagagagatttccggcacaaagacgttccaaactgcttccaagaggagatagaccttttcaagtcctggagcgcatcaatgacaatgcttataaacta GAAGAAATACTGGATGAGACCGACAAGTATGCTGTTGATGTCCATAAACAGCAAAGCAT AATCTGCAAAGCCGTGGTCATCTCGAATAAAAGAGCCATAGATGCATATGGATTAGCAG